A single region of the Phalacrocorax aristotelis chromosome 17, bGulAri2.1, whole genome shotgun sequence genome encodes:
- the SET gene encoding LOW QUALITY PROTEIN: protein SET (The sequence of the model RefSeq protein was modified relative to this genomic sequence to represent the inferred CDS: deleted 2 bases in 2 codons) translates to MNAQRGVVGGAGGWRAAYLRLRADRPRRGGGAGACAECPAHLCLEEGSEGRLRVLPPAAQRPAGGLGAPARYGRRPPRAPEGGLLRMRAALPAPRQQQQQEEAAVVVILAVGSVRHSERRCRPLLSGSPSTGRRRRERAGGGGSQSGGGSSGGGSSSSSRRSQCPAPPSAQSRYSPPPSALRSAATNMSAPAAKVSKKELNSNHDGADETSEKEQQEAIEHIDEVQNEIDRLNEQASEEILKVEQKYNKLRQPFFQKRSELIAKIPNFWVTTFVNHPQVSALLGEEDEEALHYLTRVEVTEFEDIKSGYRIDFYFDENPYFENKVLSKEFHLNESGDPSSKSTEIKWKSGKDLTKRSSQTQNKASRKRQHEEPESFFTWFTDHSDAGADELGEVIKDDIWPNPLQYYLVPDMDDEEGEGEEDDDDDEEEEGLEDIDEEGDEDEGEEDEDDDEGEEGEEDEGEDD, encoded by the exons ATGAACGCCCAGCGTGGGGTGGTGGGCGGGGCAGGCGGCTGGCGAGCCGCCTATCTGCGGCTGCGCGCGGACCGCCCGCGGCGAGGAGGCGGAGCCGGCGCCTGCGCGGAATGTCCAGCTCACCTCTGTCTCGAGGAGGGGAGCGAAGGGCGCCTGCGTGTTCTGCCGCCCGCCGCccagcggccggcaggggggCTCGGTGCGCCTGCGCGCTACGGTCGCCGTCCCCCCCGTGCCCCGGAGGGGGGGTTGCTGCGCATGCGCGCCGCGCTGCCCGCCCCtcgccagcagcagcagcaggaggaggcggCGGTGGTGGTGATTCTGGCCGTGGGGAGCGTGAGGCACAGCGAGCGCCGCTGCCGCCCCCTGTTATCCGGGAGCCCCAGCACCGGGCGG AGGAGGCGGGAgcgcgccggcggcggcgggagccagagcggcggcggcagcagcggcggcggcagcagcagcagcagcaggaggagtcAGTGCCCGGCC CCCCCCTCCGCTCAGTCCCGTTACAGCCCCCCTCCCTCCGCGCTCCGCTCCGCAGCCACCAACATGTCGGCGCCGGCGGCCAAAGTCAGTAAGAAGGAGCTGAACTCCAATCACGATGGGGCCGACGAGACCTCAG aaaaagagcaACAGGAAGCAATTGAACACATTGATGAAGTACAGAATGAAATAGACAG ACTGAATGAACAAGCCAGTGAGGAAATTTTGAAAGTAGAACAGAAATACAATAAACTCCGCCAACCATTCTTCCAGAAGAGGTCAGAATTGATCGCCAAAATCCCAAATTTCTGGGTAACAACATTTGTCAACCACCCACAAG TATCTGCACTGCTGGGAGAAGAAGATGAGGAAGCACTGCATTATTTGACCAGAGTTGAGGTGACAGAATTTGAAGACATCAAATCAGGTTACAGAATAGATTTT TATTTTGATGAGAATCcatactttgaaaataaagttcTCTCCAAAGAGTTTCACCTCAATGAAAGTGGAGACCCATCTTCAAAATCAACTGAGATCAAATGGAAATCTGGAAAG GATCTGACAAAACGTTCAAGTCAGACACAGAACAAAGCCAGTAGGAAGAGGCAGCATGAAGAGCCAGAAAGCTTCTTTACCTGGTTCACTGACCACTCCGATGCTGGGGCTGATGAACTAGGAGAAGTCATCAAGGATGACATCTGGCCAAATCCGTTACAGTACTACTTG GTTCCTGATATGGATGATgaagagggggagggagaggaggatgatgacgatgatgaagaggaagaaggattGGAGGATATTGATGAAGAAGGAGATGAAGATGAGGGGGAagaagatgaagatgatgatgagggagaggaaggagag GAGGATGAAGGAGAAGATGACTAA